In a single window of the uncultured Dysgonomonas sp. genome:
- a CDS encoding C1 family peptidase, translating to MKKLVVLSAFILLTLGISAQSAGSGYQFSVVKENPITSIKNQGNSGTCWSFSGLGFLESEVIRMGKGEHDLSEMYIVRRNYADKADKFVRVGGNLNFAQGGSFADVVETLNEYGVLPNEVYTGLNYGETTHKHGEVEAGLAGYVKGINENKNKRISPVWKQGLNGILDAYFGILPQNFQYQGKSYTAESLRQSLGLDANNYISLTSYTHHPFYAPFALEIPDNWRWSLSYNLPIDELMQTIDDALNNGYTIAWASDVSEIGFTRNGLAVIPDDEAPENVGSDQAHWLGLSQTEKNNRIKSKIEEGPVKEKAITQEMRQIAYDNQETTDDHGMQIYGIAKDQNGSKYYLVKNSWGEAGAYKGIWYASEAFVKYKTMSIMIHKDALPKGIAKKLTLK from the coding sequence ATGAAAAAATTAGTAGTGTTATCAGCATTTATTTTGCTGACATTGGGTATAAGTGCTCAAAGTGCGGGAAGCGGTTATCAGTTTTCGGTTGTAAAAGAAAATCCGATTACCTCTATCAAGAACCAGGGAAACAGTGGTACTTGCTGGAGTTTTTCAGGACTGGGTTTCCTCGAATCGGAAGTTATCCGTATGGGTAAAGGTGAGCATGATCTGTCGGAAATGTATATTGTACGCCGCAATTATGCAGATAAAGCGGATAAGTTTGTAAGAGTAGGGGGTAACCTTAATTTTGCTCAGGGAGGCTCTTTTGCTGATGTGGTTGAAACGTTAAACGAGTATGGAGTTTTGCCTAACGAAGTTTACACAGGTCTTAACTATGGTGAGACAACACATAAGCACGGCGAAGTTGAGGCCGGACTAGCCGGATATGTGAAAGGAATTAATGAGAATAAGAACAAACGCATCTCTCCTGTATGGAAACAAGGATTGAATGGTATTCTGGATGCTTATTTTGGAATTCTTCCTCAAAACTTTCAATATCAGGGTAAATCTTATACGGCAGAGTCGTTGCGTCAGTCTTTAGGCTTAGATGCTAATAATTATATTTCCTTGACTTCGTATACACATCATCCGTTCTATGCTCCGTTTGCTTTGGAGATTCCTGACAACTGGCGTTGGTCTCTGTCTTACAACCTGCCGATAGATGAGCTGATGCAGACTATCGATGATGCGTTGAATAATGGCTATACAATAGCTTGGGCTTCCGATGTGAGCGAGATAGGTTTTACCCGCAACGGGTTGGCTGTTATTCCTGACGACGAAGCTCCTGAAAATGTAGGTTCGGATCAGGCTCATTGGTTAGGCCTTTCTCAAACAGAGAAAAACAATCGTATAAAATCTAAGATAGAAGAAGGACCTGTGAAGGAAAAAGCGATTACACAGGAGATGCGTCAGATAGCATATGATAATCAGGAAACTACCGACGATCATGGTATGCAGATATATGGTATTGCTAAAGATCAGAATGGAAGCAAGTATTATCTGGTAAAAAACTCTTGGGGTGAAGCTGGTGCATATAAAGGTATCTGGTATGCTTCGGAAGCATTTGTCAAATACAAAACTATGAGCATAATGATACATAAGGATGCTCTACCAAAAGGAATAGCTAAGAAACTTACTCTAAAATAA
- a CDS encoding Dabb family protein, translating to MIIRIIGFLFISSLFSACNGSKPEKEVSENIVVEQSEISAKLKKGNIRHTVMFNLKYDADAPETDKFLQDGQRILSALPMVKNFEVSRQVSSKNEYKFYFSMVFDNQEAYTAYNEHPEHVKFVKERWETEVTNFLEADFIAVE from the coding sequence ATGATAATAAGAATAATAGGATTTCTGTTTATATCTTCTCTGTTTAGTGCATGTAACGGGTCTAAGCCGGAGAAGGAGGTAAGCGAAAACATAGTCGTTGAACAATCCGAAATTTCAGCAAAACTTAAAAAAGGGAATATACGGCATACAGTCATGTTTAATCTGAAATATGATGCGGATGCTCCTGAAACCGACAAGTTTTTACAGGACGGACAACGTATTTTAAGTGCTCTTCCTATGGTGAAAAATTTCGAAGTTTCGCGTCAGGTAAGCAGTAAGAATGAATATAAGTTCTATTTTTCGATGGTTTTCGATAATCAGGAAGCCTATACCGCTTATAATGAACATCCTGAGCACGTGAAATTTGTAAAGGAACGTTGGGAGACCGAAGTCACAAATTTTCTGGAGGCGGATTTCATTGCTGTCGAATAA
- a CDS encoding winged helix DNA-binding protein: MEPICKLKDIYKALYNFEKRFAEANGITINEGMLLCCLKDGKPRSANELCDFVGLSNSRVSRVITTVEDKGFIVREMGTADKRQMIFTLTESGKQKTKEMQAQGMDFSELTSLISKLQE, translated from the coding sequence ATGGAACCAATTTGTAAATTAAAAGATATATATAAAGCATTATACAACTTTGAAAAACGTTTTGCGGAAGCTAATGGTATCACTATCAACGAAGGGATGCTTCTTTGCTGCCTCAAAGACGGTAAGCCAAGGTCGGCAAACGAGTTGTGTGACTTTGTGGGATTATCTAATTCGCGTGTTTCACGTGTTATTACCACCGTAGAGGACAAGGGATTTATAGTCCGTGAAATGGGAACTGCCGATAAACGCCAGATGATTTTCACTTTGACGGAATCAGGAAAACAGAAAACAAAAGAAATGCAGGCGCAGGGAATGGATTTTTCCGAACTGACTTCTTTAATTTCAAAGTTGCAGGAATAA